From Nonlabens sp. Ci31, the proteins below share one genomic window:
- a CDS encoding SCO family protein, translating into MLQFLNKNKWRILFMFVLCSAIMASFQYALTPEKTLSILQPDKFDPTLVDDSMLFVKKYHKIAPFELINQNGDTITQEDYTGKIYVADFFFTTCPTICPIMTKNMMLVQEEFKNDPEVLILSHSVTPEIDSVAVLKKYAVKKGVMDTKWNLVTGDRKQIYDLARKSYLAAKKNKYGGEYALIHTENFLLVDKEGRLRSRSYDGTDPEDVEKLIEDIYILKESYKKQD; encoded by the coding sequence ATGCTTCAATTTTTGAATAAAAATAAGTGGCGCATTCTTTTTATGTTTGTCTTGTGCAGTGCTATTATGGCTTCTTTTCAGTACGCACTTACACCAGAAAAAACGCTCTCTATTCTCCAGCCAGATAAATTTGACCCTACTCTGGTAGACGATTCCATGCTTTTTGTCAAAAAGTACCATAAAATAGCTCCTTTTGAATTAATAAATCAAAATGGAGATACCATAACTCAAGAGGATTACACGGGTAAGATTTATGTGGCAGACTTTTTCTTTACCACTTGTCCTACTATATGTCCTATTATGACTAAGAATATGATGTTGGTTCAGGAAGAGTTTAAAAATGACCCTGAAGTACTGATTTTATCTCATAGTGTCACTCCAGAAATAGATTCTGTAGCAGTGCTTAAAAAGTATGCGGTAAAAAAAGGAGTGATGGATACTAAGTGGAATTTAGTGACCGGTGATCGCAAGCAAATCTATGATCTGGCTCGCAAATCTTATCTCGCGGCAAAAAAGAATAAATACGGTGGAGAATACGCATTGATCCATACAGAGAATTTCTTGCTTGTTGATAAAGAGGGAAGGCTGAGAAGTCGCTCTTATGACGGTACAGATCCAGAAGATGTCGAGAAGTTAATAGAAGATATTTACATCTTAAAAGAGAGTTACAAAAAGCAAGATTAG